The segment GGATTGTTTAGCCAACTTCTTGTCGGATATTTTGAGCAAACAACCTTAGGATTTGATTGGGCTTATGATGGCAGGGTAAATACCTCCAATACGCAGCTTACTTTTTATTCGCTTTCTCAGAATGAAAAATACAAAATTCAGGCTAGACCTTCATTTTCAGATACAGACTTAGTGACATTAGGTTATTTCAGCATAGCAAATGGTCAGTTTACCATTAGTTTAGATCAAAAAGAAGGCATTTTCAATACAGATCAAAATATTTATTTAGAAGATAGAGAGATGAATATTATTCATGATTTAAAACAATCTCCGTATACCTTCACTACCAATTATGGTAAATATGAAAATAGATTTATTTTAAGATATACCAATGAAGCTCTTGGCACACCTGATTTCGAAACACTAAATAATAGTGTTGTGGTATCTACTAAGCATGGTGAAATGACTATCAACTCATATATTGAAAAAATACAAGAAGTAACAGTATATGATGTGTTAGGCAGACAATTGTTCTTTGCAAAAGCAATAAGCAATAACAACTTTGTAACATCTAATATTACGTCGAGTCATCAAACATTAATCGTCAAAATTAAGTTGGAAAACGGCGTTATGATTTCAAGAAAAATTATTCTGTAAAAAGAACAAAGAATATAAAAAAGGTCTCGTCTCGTTACTAATAACGAGACGAGACCTTTTTATTTAATATGTTTTTGTATTTGAAACAGCTTTTTGATTTTTATAATCAATCCATTGCTGTCCTCTCCATTTTCGCATCATATTATCAAGGTTTCGCATGATGAAAACATTGTAAGCTGCTTTCGATAAATTAGTGATACTTCTTGGGAAAGCTCTTAAACTCATAGAAAATCCGGGAGTGACATATTTCATATAATGCCAATAGCCTTCAGGCATGTATAGCATTTCACCATGTTTTAATTCGGTGACCAACCCTTTGGCTTTTTTTAAGGCCGGCCATTTTTCAAAATCAGGATGGTCAAAATCTATGTCTTCCCTGGAAATTAAGGAATGTGGTACTTTATATAAATACGGGCTTTGATCCGGCGCAAACAAAATACATCTTTTTGTACCGTGAAAATGAAAGTGTAAAATATTGGAATAATCAATATCATAATGCATAAAAACCTTAGCGTTTTCTCCGCCAAAAAACAGCATTGGTAATTGTTTTACCAATCGCAACCCAATATCCGGCCATTTAAAATCCTCCTTTAAAATGGGAACTTCCTTGATTAGATTATAGAGAAATATTCGATAGTTGGTTGGTTTTGATTGGAGTAAATCAATATAATCTGCCATTTTCATTTTGGCATGAGCTTCGTTAAAACCGTCTTTATGCGAAACAGGCCTGTCGTCATAAAGTGGTACTGTTTTATCTCCTGCTACCTTTTTAATGTAATCTAAATTCCATTTTTCGTAGGCTGGCCAATCTTGAATTAATTGCTCAACAACTACCGGTTTTTGTTTCTTAACATAATTGTTATAGAAATCTTTTTTGCTAATGGTCTTTACGCGTTCAATTTCTGTTAATGCTAACGTCATATAAAGTCTTTTATAAAAAAATGCTCTAAGTCACGAGACAAAGAGCAAATTTATAAAAGCTTTCCGAAAAGAAAGACAAGATAAGTTAAAAATCTTATTTCCCTTTTGTGGATGATTGCAAATTCC is part of the Flavobacterium sangjuense genome and harbors:
- a CDS encoding cupin-like domain-containing protein — translated: MTLALTEIERVKTISKKDFYNNYVKKQKPVVVEQLIQDWPAYEKWNLDYIKKVAGDKTVPLYDDRPVSHKDGFNEAHAKMKMADYIDLLQSKPTNYRIFLYNLIKEVPILKEDFKWPDIGLRLVKQLPMLFFGGENAKVFMHYDIDYSNILHFHFHGTKRCILFAPDQSPYLYKVPHSLISREDIDFDHPDFEKWPALKKAKGLVTELKHGEMLYMPEGYWHYMKYVTPGFSMSLRAFPRSITNLSKAAYNVFIMRNLDNMMRKWRGQQWIDYKNQKAVSNTKTY